The DNA region ACTCTCTGTTACAAAGAACAGTTAAGTCAAAACATTTAGGTTGTAAGTTTAAAATTGCGGTTATAGGTTCCTGCCTTAATCTTGGCCTCCCTTTTGTCCTGGATATAAGAGGGAAAATAAGGTTCAAATGTTACAACCACTACAACTCTGACACCAtcaatactattataataaaatgactaaataacgAGTGAATTTATACAGCTTCAACTCACCCTGTCTGTTTTGAACAGcacaaaaaagatgaaaagggGAAGAACACCAAACACGCCACCAATCAATGATGTTTTAGGTGTTGGTCTGAAGTACTCGTTATGGGTGCGCGCATATGCCCATCGTGTAAGAGCAGGATCCtcctacaaataaaaacacaaggcAGGTTGATGACTGTTTCAATGTGTCGGGTTACCTTCAGGAAGTTTCAATAAAGCATTTGTAAGGGCTGTAAACAACCATGTAGCAAACAACAAACCCAGGAGGACGCATTCTGAATAAGAGTGTGGTCTGTTTGAATTTTAACAAATCACATCTTTTCATATGAAAACTATGGAGAAATGTTGATCAAAACAAGCTAGCGGACAGTAACTGCTAGCCAGCGTTCAGTGAAGGTCACTCACTGCggatttaatatataacaacCTATGTTATAAGAAACAtgaatgtacacaaaaaaatttattactaaaacatctcaatattattaaatgctacaATATGACATCAGATCCGTCTATAGCTTCAGTGGAAATGTTTCACCCCAAGCTAACGTTTGCAGATTGAGATACTTGGTCTTACAATCAGCTCTTTCCGACTAGGATTGTTCAGCTGCAGCAGGTACTGCCTCTTCAGTTGTGACCGCAGAGCTGCTCTCTCTTCCTCAGCACGCCGGTATTCAGGTGAAAGATTGTAATACTCGGCTTTATCTAATGTTTTTGGCCGACTAGCCAAAGGAGCTTCTCTGTAGCTCGCCATTACTGCGAACAGCGAAGAACACGCCCTACGAAAAAAGgacaaatctgattggttgcgCGTCACCTTCGCGAGTCTCGCGGTAATTCAGAATGTCTCGCCAAAGAAGCTTTCTGACCCTGGGATTTCTAATTTCCAATAAACCGGTGATTTAGTTTAGTCATTAATATACCATTATAGTTTTCGCTTCTATtttcaattatataattttaatgttagttCATGGTTAAGTAATTTCAtagttattgtgtgtgtgtgtgtgtgtgtgtgtgtgtgtgtgtgtgtgtgtgtgtgtgtatatatgtatatatgtatatatatgtgtgcttttATGGCTTTAGTGTTTTAAGTTAACAAAAACCATTGCATACCAccttacattaaataatttagagttcatatatttaaaatatatttgacaaGTGACCACAGAAAATCAGTTGTAACACAAccctgctttatttattcaaatctgATTGTTTTATTACTAGAGCTGCATGATATACTCCAGCCTCAGATGAGATCCAGATGTTGGACCACTGAATCCTGACCGATCTGAGGAATCTCACAAACATCACGCACAGAGACACTGAAGTCCTGGTAACGTTACTTTTCTGttgagaaaaaagtaaaagtgcaGATATCCATTttgaccagcagagggagctacAATGAaactaaagtttttatttcataaaaatgaacGTGGGAAAAGCCCAAAGTCTTACCTTTGATAAATATGCAGCATTTGCTGGTACCCAGATCCCTCCATTCATTAATATACCTGAAAGACAAGCAAATATTCTAAATGggatatgggaaaaaaaattctacatgaTATATTTTATGACTAACACGATGATAAAAATGTGATGATGCCAAGTACAGCATATCACATCTAATGTGATATTAGCTCAATTACTCATCAAAATTGAGAGCTTGAGTCCATGAAAGCAGCTCATCCATTTCCCGCTCAGAAACTGAATCTGGTCCAATCTGTTCAAAGGAATTTAATTCTGTGGATTTTTGCACCAGCAGAGCTGTTTGGCTGTGTTCTGTATGAGCATGCAGGAGACCCTCAGCATACCTGTGCACAAGATCTGTGTATACTATTATGCCATCATTCATAACTCATGTCCAGTTTTCTATATAGAATTAGCTCCGCTCTGCTATTTTATCACCTACCATAAACAATCAAATAActactttaaatacatttttaaaatacattacatttttctcatCCATTCAATTTTTCGAATCTTCTTATTTCTTGCAACATCTTGGCGCCGACGGATTTTGCAGTGATGGAACTGTATTTTCTTAACATTGGTATCTTGAGTTATCGGGTCTTCAAACGCGGaaatctttaatcaaaaaagGGAGTGATAGCCATATAATGCTTAGacgacatttttatattttttcggactgttacaatttaaattgtACGTGAAACTGtagaaatgaatgttttaagcttaccaaggctgcatttatttaatcaaaaacaattcaaaataacttttgtttttaatacatattactatttatattttagtatttctaataatatgttatatagTCATTTATGAATTGCATTGATGGTTGCTGAATGTTTGGTTGGATATGTTTTATTTACCGAGTAATGCTTGATATGCAAaaggtaaaatgaaaatgaaagtattATGACAGGATATGTCACCTTGCAAGACAAAATCCTCCAGCCATTGTTCTCTACCCGTTGGTACCACCCAGAGTGATCATCCCTGTCACCGATCATCAGTCGGCCATTATGAATCTGGCTTGGAGCAGgtttcttcagctgtgtgtaatCTTTAGGACTAGAGGCACACATGTCCACTATGGGTGCACGagtgtatattttaaagtagATGTTTGGAGGATAGGTTGGCTGGAATTTCATAAACAATAGTAAGTCATTTGCAATTTGTGGTAACGTGTCTgcttataattaaatattcaataacgTAACCTTCTACAGCAGAACACAATAACACATGACAGCATATGAGTACAAATAACCATCTAATCATGGAGTGATGAATAATATCAACACTCACCCCACCCAGTCTAAATCGGATAAGCGCTCCTGAAGCAGCATCCAGAATGTTAGACTACAACAAAGCATTGAggtatatgctttaaaaaaaaaaaaaagtggaatagTTAAGCTTCACACATGCATTGTAATAAACTTACCTCTGCAGGATTAATAAGCCTAAGAAGGAGACGTGGATCCCCTTGATTGTGGAAGCTCACTAGTTTCTTGAGGTGCTTGAAAACAGCAGTATCCTACACATGACAggtataatatgcattttattttttgcattcaatcatatgctgaataaaattaaacttgAGTGCGATCACTAACAACGCGTTTCCTCCATGCTCGCTGGATGATCCTGGCTGCTTTGCTAAAAACTGTTTCCAGCTGTGGGACAAGTATGACATTAGCGTCTGATGTATTTTCCCCAGCTGGAGACGTTGAGTGATGCCTAAAGGGGGTGAAAATGTGATTTGCTCATTTATAAATGAGTCTGTATGCTTTGCTGTATTTCATACCTGTCAAAAGAGTATGTGTGTTCAGTCATTGTCTTGCTCATGCTAGCACATGCTGCCAAAggataaaaaagggaaaaatgtttattctccAAACATTACCATGGATCTACATTTCAATtagcagaaaaagaaacaattctGGATAAAAAAGGAATAGAAAAAACATAACCTATAAATTATACTGTTTAACTGAGGCTAAAGCTCGGCACCCTGATTAAGCCTTTGCCATGTCAATAAATGGGAAATAGGTTTATTCAGCTAggattatgatttttttattggattATTAGGCTACATTTAACTCCATCCTTATACTCATTTCAAAATGAAGATCGTTGTTTTTAATAACCCCCAAAATGTTACTTACTTGATTTCTGGAGTCCTCTTCAATATCAAGCAACAGAGTAGCCaatatgcttaaattaaaatgtttaataggTAGAAGGTGCTTAAAATAGCCAATGTATTGAAATTACTTAATAttgaaatcaaacctattcgcCGATTATCAAAAGGTAAACAAAAGCGTGAACTGTATTTTCACAACGACATCGACAAGCTGAAGTAAAAAACGCAAAGGCAGCTAAAACTGCAACCAAAAGACTAAGCTTATCATTGagggaattaaaaaataaagcatagaCATACAGTATTACTTGATTACTTTGTTGGGACGGCCGACTGCAAGCCGTTACCAAAGCAACGCGACAACAGACTCGTTTAACGCAATGCTAGAAAGCTTGAAATACGAAATTGTAACcgaaagtaatttttttcatatataaactaCGTGTGGACTAAGAAAATACTCACAAAACAGGCCTACTGCTTGTTTCGCAAACCTGGAAACCATTACTGAAACATCGATCAAATGAGTTGCATAATCCATAGTCATTAACTGTTTTTGAACAATTATAGCAGGTTGTAACATGATACGTAACAATACAGCTTGTTGTAATAAGCTGTAATTAAAGCGTTGCagtgatattaaagaaaaatagtaCTTGCTAATTAAATTTTAGCATAGAAGATAACCGTCTCGTGCAAAGTTATTCATTTAcagtgtatacatttttataagtgATATTCTTCCACTTAGgtgttataaaaatacaactgtCGATCATAAATACAATcataaatataactgttttaatGAAGACATTCAAGAAATGGCCTTACAAAAAGGACCTTACATACAAGCATAGTGTTAAACAACATTTGGTAGTACTGTAGGTTAGTGCTGCAGTTGACACATCTTATGGCGGTCCCTAAGGCTACAGGGGAGAAACGATGCCCCAACCCCCTGCcctgcataataaataaaaaaataacaaaaaagcacaatcagcaaaattaaattatacaggatataaaattaaaatgttatttaagaATGCTTAGTTTATCTGTGGTATGTCTTTTGCATAGATTATGGGAGGTCCAGTGTTTTAACCTTAAATGAACAAGTCGTGGATCAGGATCCGCCAAGGTTTTTGATAATACTTTCataattttaacagtaataTCAAATGGATAGCAGACATCTGATACATCATCTTCTTTACAGACTTAACCATAAGTAATATGGAATCATCAGTGTTGCGTGCACCGATATTACATATTTCTAACTGTTAAAGGAGCAGTATGAGTtgaaaaactgttaaaagtaGTTGGGTTCAGTTTCTAGTTTGGCAGCTTCTCACTATAGAATGTCTGTCAGGAAAATAATGTGCTGTGATTGACACGCTGTGCTTTCAAATGCCACAGTGAATGAAAAAGCCAATAACCTATAGGAGGCAGGCCTCTATAAAAGGAATGACGTGAGAATTCACCATTTCAAAGCCTCAAGAtccagaaaatatataaatatatataaaaactaatgaaaCAGTGCATTGTACTGTATTGTAAATAGGCTACATTCATAATGAAATCAAACATTGTTATGCTCCAGCACTAAAGTATTCAAAAAcccattatatttatattggtcTGAAGTAATTATAATTTAGCTTGATTTGACAGAGGCCTAATGTTAATGCAGCTTTGTCATAGAAGACCATgttcatagaaaaaaaaccttgacattttaaaatgtttagtataTGTAATATGATGAAATTGAAAAACATACAATTCTCTCCTCTAAAGTTCAGTTTCTACTGCATCACCATTATCAAGGTAGTATTCATCATCAGTTGTGGTGTCAGAATCAGACTCCTCAAAAACAGTCATGCTGGTTGTGTGGCTCCTTGATAACAGGATTCCACGAGGAGGAGACATATTTTCTGGAGTCCATATGGGGGAAGAAACAGAAGGAGCCTGGGATATCCGACGAGGTGAAGAGGATGTAGTTGGCGATGGAGGTGGGGTTGGGTCTGCATCATCATGTTCAAGATCAAGATCTGTATGCTCAGATTGAGACTGTTTACCAGTAATAGATTTGGCATCATAGATTGGGGACTGGCTACTACTCATCGGAGAGTCAACTATTGTATAATTCCCCTTTGGCACAAAGTCGTCCAAACTTGAGAGGTCGCTGATGCTGCTTGTCGAGATTCGTCCAGGACCAGATGGGCGGCTTGAAACCACACTACTTACTGAGAAAGATCGTCCACTGTGTAGACCATACTTTAAATCAGCACATGATGAGGACAAGTGAGACCTCACAAGGTTTTGCTGCACGGGACTCTTGGTGGCGCTCTGAGGAGAGAAGTCATCTGACTCACAAagtgaattagtttttttgctcaGTGGACTATAAAACACATTGTCATTCTGAATGTCTTCTGaatcaaaatcaaacaaagaaaAGGGCGATGGGGGACCAACAGAGGATTTTCTGTAATGTGGCAAGGTGGCAGAACGATTCATATTTTGGGCCTTTTGTCTGTGTGGACTAAAGCTCCTATTATAAGACTGGTTTCCATTTTCATCGCTATGCCTCTTTTGCTGTTCAACATTTAAGCTATTCTCagatgatttattaaatattaagggTGACAAGGATCCAAAAGAAGCTTTATCGGGGGACACAGATGAGTTGGGGGTCTCCCATGTACACACAGAACCCATCTGTTCAGTTGGAGATCTGTTTTGCAAgtccatatttaaaatattctcagATTTCCTGAATGTAAGTGGTGACAAAGACCTAAGAGAAGGAAAAGAGCTTTTATCGGTGGTCAAAGATGTGTTGGGGACCTCGTATTTGTACCCAGAAACCTTTTGTTCAGTAGTAGATCTGTTTTGCAAGTTCATATTTAAAGTATTCTGAGATTTCCTGAATGTAAGTGGTGACAAAGACCTAAGAGAACCAAAAGAGCTTTTATCGGTGGTCAAAGATGAGTTGGGGGTCTCGTATTTGTACCCAGGAACCTTTTGTTCAGTAGTAGATCTGTTTTGCAAGTCCATATTTAAAGTATTCTCAGATTTCCTTAATGTAATTGGCGACAAAGATGCAAAAGATGCTTTGTTGGTGGTCAAAGATGAGCTGGGGACCTCCCATGCACATCCAGAACACTTTTGTTCAGATATAAATCTACTTTGCCAATCCATATTTAAAGTATTCTCCGATTTCTCTAAAGCAAGTGGTGACAAGGGCAAAAAGGAGTCAAAAGATGTTTTATCGGTGGACACGGATAATATGGAGGCTTGCTGTGTGGACCTAGCATAATTTATTTCAGCCTTTGACTTATTTTCTCCAGTCATATTTAAGGCATTCtcagatttatttaatgttagttGTGACAAGGAACCTAAAGAGGATTTATCAGTTGTTAAAGAGGAGTTAGAGGGTGCCAGGTGGCTCTCAGAATATGTTTTCTCCTCTGTCTTGGTATTTTCAAACGTCTCAGTATCTGAGGGCTGCTGAGTGAGACTCTTGTTCTTTTTTGGTAGAGTGTCAAGTGAGCTGTCTGAACGTTTGACACCAAATGTCAGTTTCAAGCGATTTAACATTTGGTCAATCCTGCTGCTTGTTCTAATCACTGGCGGATGtcttttggtttttaaatacTGGTGACTAACAACCTCTTTGTCTGGCAAAGAAGCTGAAGAGAAGACAGCTTCTTTGTCTTTCTTAACTCGTGAACTAAAGAGGCCTTTTTTTGAATTAGAACTTTGCATTTCCTGCAGTTTCTCATGCATATGCACAGCAGGAATCTTTTTCTCAGCTGTCAGTGGAGTCTGACTTTCTACTGTGAGCTTATTAGATAATAAACACTTCCCTTTCTCAGTCAGCCTGTGCTTGAGGTTTGCATTACCCTTATCAAGCGGAAGTTCCATCAGGCCATCATGCTCCTGAGGAAAGAAGCTGTTGGAGCCTGTGTTGGACTGCCTTGGGTGTGGGCTTATATTAGCACTTTGGCTTTCCATGACAAAACTTGTATTTGGTGCAGTTTGCAAGAGACATGGCTGGGCAGGTTTGTGATTATCTAGGGCGCTTGTATAAGCTTGAACTGCTGTACTCTGTTCTCTGTTAGCAGCAGCAAACTGTTCCTTTGGTCTTATTATGCTTGCGTATGTGGACAGTGAAGAGCTTGGATCACTTTTTATGAAGTCTGCAGGAGTGGTTACAATACCATAAGATGTAGATCGGGTATGAGTTTTGGGCACAGTTGGAGAGGGTAGTTCTTGTAAAGTGTTGTTGAGTGTAGGTCGCGAGGAGATAAGGCTAGAATATGGAGATGTGCTGAGACGAGGTGCTGATCTTCGTCCAAAATCTGGAGGCAGTGATTGAGCTGGTGCTATATGAGAGTCAAAAGAGCTTCTTTCTTCTGACTGTACCTGTGGCACAAACTGGTTGAAGTCAAATGAAAATTTTGAGGGAAGAGTTTTCCGGTCAGCCTGCAGTGTTACGCCTCTATCTTGCTTAGAAGGTGATGCTTCACCTCTCTGTATGTCGGAAGAAGGGGAGGAAGGGGAAGGGGTCGACTCCCTTAGGTATGAATAAATGCTTGGTACTCTTACACTTCTGAGAGGTCTGCTTGGAGAAAGAGGGCTTGAAAGATCCATCGTGCTTTGACTTGACTGAGAATATTTCTTAGAGTCCAGATATATATTTGTGGGACTTGTTCCATCTACAGAAGAGTCTTTTCTAGGTGAATAGTTAAACCTGTCTGTGAAGGTGGTTGTGTCCGAAGAACTGCTCGTTATTATATTGTGTGTgctttgtgattttaatttttggacATTAAAGCCAGATTGTTGAACATTCACATTTTTGGAATATTTGGGAGAAATTATGGTATCTGGATTTACTTGTTGATTGGTCATAATGGAGTTTTGCAAGTTGGTGTTGTTGGCAGTATTTTGGTCCACTGCATCTATGTCCTCTTTACTGGAATATTCCCTCAAAAGAACTGAATAAGACCGTTGTTGAGCTCTGAGAATTCCAAGTTGGCTGGTTTTGGTTGTGGAGTGTGGTAAATGTTCCTCCTTTGCCTTGGTAATAGAAATTTCTGACTCTGGTTTGTTTAGAAACAGTGATGCCCTTAAAGGCACTCTACTCCTAATTCTAGGTGAGAAAGGGAACTGACTGACTGGTATTTCCTCTGTTCTTGCAGGAGTATCTGAGTATTCATGGGTTTGAGTATCAGAGTTAACAGGATGTGCAAATGATGGCGTTTTTAAAACAACTCTGCTAGGCAATGTAAGGGACCTGACAGACCTATTCATCTGAGTCTCTGATTGTATAGGCTCAGCACTGGAGTTTCTCAAATTTGACCTCCTCAAGGAAAGAAGTAGGCTGCTTGTTGTTGGCTTAGAGCTCAATGATTTGAAAGGCTCATGTTCATCTCCAATGTTTGATATTCTGTAACCTGAATGTGCCACATTTTGTCCCCGCCGTTTATCCAGAGGTGTGGGAAAAGGCTGCAAATCTGTATTATTGTACAGTATACCCACAGAGTAGGACTTGGTAATGGGTCTCTTTGGCTGTATTGTATTTGTGATGTTTGGGGAATTGTTCTCTTTTTGCCAGTCAGGAGAGTAGCTAGTTCCTGCAGTCAACTGCATGTCATTGTTATTGGCCAACATGTGTTCAGATGGTCGCCTCTGGGAATTAAGAAATGGTTGTTGCTGCCTTTCCTGGCAAAATAACGAAGACGGGTTTACATTCTGTCCACAATCTTGGGGTTCATGCTGTACTTCGTAGCCGCCTTGCTTGTGTCTTCGAAGGCGGCCACTCCAAGGTGGAGCAAGAACTGAGGCCAGGGCTGATGACAACATAGCTGGTCTAGGATTGATACAACCAGATTCTGGCTCAGGGGTATTTTCAGAATGAGAAGCAGGTAAAAAGTCTAGTGACAAAACCTGGTTTGCAACTTCTAGATGGTGTGCAAAAAACGTGGAATCAATGCTTGCTTTTAGACCATTGTCCACTTCACAGGAGGTCAGATTACTGTGGCATTGTGGAGCTGTGGCTGCATTCTCTCTACAGTTGCTGGCTCCAGATTCCTTGTTGAATTCTGTTTGAACCTCACAAACAGGATCAGTAGAATGTCTTTGTGAGTTGTTGTGGACAATTTGTTCATGAAGGCCTATGTTGTGTTGTATTCCTGTATTTTGTCCCTGCTTTGTTCTACGTTGATGCAGAGTGGTAAAACTGTATTCATCAAAGCTCGATTTTGGCCCATCCCCATTCTTAAACAATTCACCAGTTGGTTCACCACATTGGTCAGTTTGTGAAAGCACGTCCCTGAGCTGTcagaacaaacaacaaaacttttGATTAGTGCCAAAAATTGCACAAAACACAGGCACTTCAGGCACAGTagcatttgtacattttccagTACTAAATTGCATTTCAGAGTTGCTTGGGAAAATAGCAAGAAATGCTTCTCACATGTATTTGaactatttaaacaaatgaCCACTCCCATTCCATAACTGTTTAAATAGACAGTTCAGCTTCACAGTTCAGCTTTACATTCCACTGGAAATGACTCTGCATGTCAAAAATGCAGCCATGGAGTGGAATGTATTTGAAACGCAGTGCAATAGagatatttcataatatttaagGTATGATTGATTAGTAAGACTTCAGATCAGATCTTAACATCAGACATTCTCTTACTAAAAGATAAACAATCCAACTGTCATGTCTGTGTCTTAGCTTGAACCCTTACCTCTGTGTGGTGTTGATTAGCTGTGTTCTTT from Puntigrus tetrazona isolate hp1 chromosome 24, ASM1883169v1, whole genome shotgun sequence includes:
- the ndufb4 gene encoding NADH dehydrogenase [ubiquinone] 1 beta subcomplex subunit 4, coding for MASYREAPLASRPKTLDKAEYYNLSPEYRRAEEERAALRSQLKRQYLLQLNNPSRKELIEDPALTRWAYARTHNEYFRPTPKTSLIGGVFGVLPLFIFFVLFKTDRDKREAKIKAGTYNRNFKLTT
- the c24h11orf65 gene encoding protein MFI isoform X2; this encodes MSKTMTEHTYSFDRHHSTSPAGENTSDANVILVPQLETVFSKAARIIQRAWRKRVDTAVFKHLKKLVSFHNQGDPRLLLRLINPAESNILDAASGALIRFRLGGPTYPPNIYFKIYTRAPIVDMCASSPKDYTQLKKPAPSQIHNGRLMIGDRDDHSGWYQRVENNGWRILSCKISAFEDPITQDTNVKKIQFHHCKIRRRQDVARNKKIRKIEWMRKMYAEGLLHAHTEHSQTALLVQKSTELNSFEQIGPDSVSEREMDELLSWTQALNFDEYINEWRDLGTSKCCIFIKEK
- the c24h11orf65 gene encoding protein MFI isoform X1, whose protein sequence is MVSRFAKQAVGLFSYWLLCCLILKRTPEIKHHSTSPAGENTSDANVILVPQLETVFSKAARIIQRAWRKRVDTAVFKHLKKLVSFHNQGDPRLLLRLINPAESNILDAASGALIRFRLGGPTYPPNIYFKIYTRAPIVDMCASSPKDYTQLKKPAPSQIHNGRLMIGDRDDHSGWYQRVENNGWRILSCKISAFEDPITQDTNVKKIQFHHCKIRRRQDVARNKKIRKIEWMRKMYAEGLLHAHTEHSQTALLVQKSTELNSFEQIGPDSVSEREMDELLSWTQALNFDEYINEWRDLGTSKCCIFIKEK
- the zmp:0000000991 gene encoding uncharacterized protein zmp:0000000991, which encodes MSTHDLKLQQSSCQSGAKASVTRVVSDLEGLHAQSDKSRFQNVSEHEKIHPGSLAQHIHHEKDSETTTTASTPTLQLTGRQKSCRDLQIRQIILLRSKEDLIRTSEEQRKSTRFTSAISISLPNRRNKKDTAEEKILQTTTNLTHEALKNTANQHHTELRDVLSQTDQCGEPTGELFKNGDGPKSSFDEYSFTTLHQRRTKQGQNTGIQHNIGLHEQIVHNNSQRHSTDPVCEVQTEFNKESGASNCRENAATAPQCHSNLTSCEVDNGLKASIDSTFFAHHLEVANQVLSLDFLPASHSENTPEPESGCINPRPAMLSSALASVLAPPWSGRLRRHKQGGYEVQHEPQDCGQNVNPSSLFCQERQQQPFLNSQRRPSEHMLANNNDMQLTAGTSYSPDWQKENNSPNITNTIQPKRPITKSYSVGILYNNTDLQPFPTPLDKRRGQNVAHSGYRISNIGDEHEPFKSLSSKPTTSSLLLSLRRSNLRNSSAEPIQSETQMNRSVRSLTLPSRVVLKTPSFAHPVNSDTQTHEYSDTPARTEEIPVSQFPFSPRIRSRVPLRASLFLNKPESEISITKAKEEHLPHSTTKTSQLGILRAQQRSYSVLLREYSSKEDIDAVDQNTANNTNLQNSIMTNQQVNPDTIISPKYSKNVNVQQSGFNVQKLKSQSTHNIITSSSSDTTTFTDRFNYSPRKDSSVDGTSPTNIYLDSKKYSQSSQSTMDLSSPLSPSRPLRSVRVPSIYSYLRESTPSPSSPSSDIQRGEASPSKQDRGVTLQADRKTLPSKFSFDFNQFVPQVQSEERSSFDSHIAPAQSLPPDFGRRSAPRLSTSPYSSLISSRPTLNNTLQELPSPTVPKTHTRSTSYGIVTTPADFIKSDPSSSLSTYASIIRPKEQFAAANREQSTAVQAYTSALDNHKPAQPCLLQTAPNTSFVMESQSANISPHPRQSNTGSNSFFPQEHDGLMELPLDKGNANLKHRLTEKGKCLLSNKLTVESQTPLTAEKKIPAVHMHEKLQEMQSSNSKKGLFSSRVKKDKEAVFSSASLPDKEVVSHQYLKTKRHPPVIRTSSRIDQMLNRLKLTFGVKRSDSSLDTLPKKNKSLTQQPSDTETFENTKTEEKTYSESHLAPSNSSLTTDKSSLGSLSQLTLNKSENALNMTGENKSKAEINYARSTQQASILSVSTDKTSFDSFLPLSPLALEKSENTLNMDWQSRFISEQKCSGCAWEVPSSSLTTNKASFASLSPITLRKSENTLNMDLQNRSTTEQKVPGYKYETPNSSLTTDKSSFGSLRSLSPLTFRKSQNTLNMNLQNRSTTEQKVSGYKYEVPNTSLTTDKSSFPSLRSLSPLTFRKSENILNMDLQNRSPTEQMGSVCTWETPNSSVSPDKASFGSLSPLIFNKSSENSLNVEQQKRHSDENGNQSYNRSFSPHRQKAQNMNRSATLPHYRKSSVGPPSPFSLFDFDSEDIQNDNVFYSPLSKKTNSLCESDDFSPQSATKSPVQQNLVRSHLSSSCADLKYGLHSGRSFSVSSVVSSRPSGPGRISTSSISDLSSLDDFVPKGNYTIVDSPMSSSQSPIYDAKSITGKQSQSEHTDLDLEHDDADPTPPPSPTTSSSPRRISQAPSVSSPIWTPENMSPPRGILLSRSHTTSMTVFEESDSDTTTDDEYYLDNGDAVETEL